ACGTCCCCGATGCTATTACCTAAATTCTTTCGTACTTTTCGGTCCtcagtttcattttgaaaacaaCTGAAGTGATCACAAAAGTTCGTTTTGTTGGTATTTTCGACGTTGAACGGTCCAGTTGGGCTAATCAATCTTTAGAAGTGTTCACAGCATATCTATGATTATGTGAGACTATTTCTTATTGCAGGAAACAGAGGTGGGGAAAGAACTCCGCTCGACTGGGACTCGAGAGTGAAGATCGCTCTTGCAACGGCGAAGGGAATTGCTCATATCCATACAGTGGGCGGTCCGAAATTCACCCATGGAAATATCAAGGCCTCAAACGTTCTCCTAACTCAAGATGTGAATGCCTGTGTTTCCGACTTTGGCCTTACTCCTCTTATGAATGTCCCAACTTCTCGAACTGCAGATTATCGTGCGCCCGAGGTGATCGAAGCTCGGAAACACACACACAAGTCAGATGTTTACAGCTTTGGTGTTCTTCTTCTCGAAATGTTAACTGGAAAAGCTCCCCTGCAATCACCACGTCGTGACGATATGGTCGATCTCCCTCGGTGGGTCCAGTCTGTTGTGAGGGAGGAATGGACAGCTGAGGTTTTCGATGTCGAGCTAATGAGGTACCAGAATATCGAAGAAGAGATGGTGCAGATGTTACAAATAGCAATGACTTGTGTAGCGAAGTTGCCCGACATGAGACCGAGCATGGACGAAGTCGTTAGAATGATCGAAGAAATCCGGCAATCTGACTCGGAGAACCGGCCATCGTCCGAAGAGAACAAATCGAAGGACTCAAATGTGCAGACCCCATGAATTCATTCATTTAGATTgtgtttattttcattatttgagGAAGAATTGTGCAAATTAGGAAGGCTAAgttcaatcattttctttccaacaTTACCCCCAGACCTTTTGGCTTCTATGCGTTTGTGCTTTGTAGAGTTCATCATCTGATTTTTAAGTTTCTTTAGGTTTGATTGAATGTGAACCATCTGATTTGAATTCATTAGTTTTTTTCTAAgcttccttcaaaattttcttcaatcGGGAATGCAAAGAGACCCATCGATCTTTAGCCCACTCAGCCTAAGACGTTTAATGTGAGACTTGAGTAAAGGAGATGCATAAATGAATTAGACCGTACTCGAACCAGAGTGGTCTTAGGAACAATATGCTCGACAAGGACTTGAAATAATGCAAGttagtcccacatcggctaatttaaggaatgatcatgagtttataatcatagaatactctcttcattgTTATGAGGTTTTTTGGGAAGTCCAAACCCATAAAAGCTTATGTGAGTGggacatttataattattttttatataaataaataaatgtaaaaaattcTAGAAGCGTCTAATATCTCtgtcattatttaataattctgCCAAGATTCTGTCTTCTCCATAGCTTCTCTGCTTCTCTCTTCATAAGAGCTAAACCCTTTCCCGTCGATCTACCTCCCGAGGTATTCCTCTCTCGCTCTGTCTCTTCTGCAGTTAATCTCAAAGGTCGGcgaattttctctcttattttgttttgttttgtttttggtctTTTGAATGTTTATTAGCTGTGTTTGATTGCTTGCGTGAGTTGAAATCTTTTGTTccgattgaaaattttggtctATTTTGTGTTTGGAGTTCAGATTTCGCGTTTGTTTTCGAGGAATCAATGGCTTCCAAACGTATTCTTAAAGAGCTCAAGGATTTACAGAAGGATCCTCCTACGTCTTGCAGCGCTGGTATATGGACTTTCCTTCCCTCTGCTCACCtggtttcttcttgtttttgctATGAACATCTGATCTTTATTGTTCATGATTGAGCCAGTGGAATGTTTGTTTCTACTGCGGCATCCTATTTTTGGTTCTCTTCTGTGAATTTCTTACTCGAActttatttttgcaaaaagAACCTCGAAATTCATATGGTTATTGTCTTCATACGGTTTTCCTTAGGTCCTGTGGCAGAAGACATGTTTCATTGGCAAGCAACTATCATGGGACCTGCTGATTCTCCATATTCAGGAGGTGTATTCTTAGTTTCTATCCATTTCCCTCCGGACTATCCTTTCAAGCCCCCAAAGGTTAAATCCTTTCTGGTTTGAATCTTTgcatttgttcttgttgttcttatACTCTTATGTACTGATATGGCCCATGAATCGACTTCCTTGCTTACTCGGACAGCCTGCAATATATCGGGATTGTTTTATTGAGAGTTTTCACTGAGCTTGATGCTCTTGATTTTGATAGTTTCATGCTCACTGTCGTTGTAAACCGGTCTATGATTCCCAAAAACTGAACTCTTTAAACCTCGCAGGTTGCTTTTAGGACTAAGGTGTTCCACCCAAACATTAATAGCAATGGAAGCATATGTCTGGACATTCTTAAAGAACAGTGGAGCCCGGCGCTAACCATTTCTAAGGTTTGAATTTACAGTCTCTTGAAACTAACCAACTAAACTAGTTTCTATTGATTTATGGTGTTGGCACatgttctctgtttttttctgtAAACTATCTGTGACTTTGTTTTACTGCCACCAATTGGCTATATGCTCTATCGTAAGagtcatatatttattttccgtTTTCTTGGAACCGTGAAGTCTGACTGAATGGCCTTGAAATTGATATTCTGTGTGTGGTTTTTTGCAATACGTAGAGATGAgatgttcttgttttcaattttattgagATCTTTGACTATTCTGAATTACAGATCCTCTCTTTGATAGTTGTGTTGGTAAATTTCCCATTATCATCGTGTTTTAGGTGGAGGCTAGGATTATTGAGTGGGGTCTGGATCACTctgaggggtcccacatcgattggagaa
The Cucurbita pepo subsp. pepo cultivar mu-cu-16 chromosome LG16, ASM280686v2, whole genome shotgun sequence genome window above contains:
- the LOC111777249 gene encoding ubiquitin-conjugating enzyme E2 28 isoform X1, with the translated sequence MASKRILKELKDLQKDPPTSCSAGPVAEDMFHWQATIMGPADSPYSGGVFLVSIHFPPDYPFKPPKVAFRTKVFHPNINSNGSICLDILKEQWSPALTISKVEARIIEWGLDHSEGSHIDWRRERVPVRMLGPEGGVDYEILHRLGRTKSSL
- the LOC111777249 gene encoding ubiquitin-conjugating enzyme E2 28 isoform X2, whose translation is MASKRILKELKDLQKDPPTSCSAGPVAEDMFHWQATIMGPADSPYSGGVFLVSIHFPPDYPFKPPKVAFRTKVFHPNINSNGSICLDILKEQWSPALTISKVLLSICSLLTDPNPDDPLVPEIAHMYKTDRAKYEGTARSWTQKYAMG